The following proteins are co-located in the Microbacterium sp. Clip185 genome:
- a CDS encoding PH domain-containing protein: MTEPDAGRSALSDGEWHRLHPLTPLLRGGLFLVVVLGFVVANLRDRLIEIFAPWLAPGFAGPVPGDPVDYVLGHDLVLLALGVVALVVVALILVFWMSWRFHTFRITGDDVEVRSGVVFRTNRRAPLDRVQGVNLTRPLVARLLGLAKLEVVGAGLDANVRLEYLSTSNAEQVRADILRLASGRSLGESRPSEAGAATSWRSAAVQTASQAMDSLVAGTDEPEVEPASVVRIPPGRVIGSMLLRDSTIVILAVMVALVVWAATGPGWLVFAILPTMIGFATYVGRGTVRALRYAIAPTDHGVRIVFGILTTVTEILPPGRVHAVRVHQPILWRPAGWWTITVNRLSGSRAGQEAAEAFTRVLPVGTREDAERVVALLLPWLDETERALLFERGLLGAVGDPAFTTTPRRARILRPVSWRRDGFAVTDAALFLRRGRLWRSLVVVPLARLQSIALQQGPIDRALRVASARAHTVAGAVDTSLGAIDVGAARGMFEDVARRAVTAARTDRSHRWFVEDTASLMRIEQREEEENG; this comes from the coding sequence GTGACCGAACCGGATGCGGGCCGCTCCGCGCTGAGCGACGGCGAGTGGCATCGGCTTCACCCGCTGACCCCGCTGCTTCGCGGCGGTCTGTTCCTCGTGGTCGTGCTCGGCTTCGTGGTCGCCAACCTGCGCGACCGGCTGATCGAGATCTTCGCCCCCTGGCTGGCACCCGGCTTCGCAGGTCCTGTTCCGGGCGACCCGGTGGACTACGTGCTCGGCCACGATCTGGTGCTGCTTGCGCTGGGCGTCGTGGCGCTCGTGGTCGTCGCCCTCATCCTCGTGTTCTGGATGTCGTGGCGGTTCCACACGTTCCGCATCACGGGCGACGACGTCGAGGTGCGCTCCGGTGTCGTCTTCCGCACCAACCGGCGGGCCCCGCTCGACCGCGTGCAGGGAGTCAACCTCACGCGGCCTCTCGTGGCGCGCCTGCTCGGTCTGGCCAAGCTTGAGGTCGTAGGCGCGGGCCTGGACGCCAACGTGCGCCTCGAGTACCTCTCGACCTCGAACGCCGAGCAGGTGCGCGCCGACATCCTGCGTCTCGCCTCCGGCCGCTCGCTCGGCGAGAGCCGCCCGAGCGAGGCCGGCGCCGCGACGTCGTGGCGATCGGCGGCCGTGCAGACCGCCTCGCAGGCGATGGACTCGCTCGTGGCGGGAACCGACGAGCCCGAGGTGGAGCCCGCATCCGTCGTCCGGATCCCGCCGGGACGGGTCATCGGCTCGATGCTGCTGCGCGACTCGACCATCGTGATCCTGGCGGTCATGGTCGCGCTCGTCGTCTGGGCGGCGACGGGCCCCGGATGGCTCGTGTTCGCCATCCTCCCCACGATGATCGGCTTCGCGACCTACGTGGGCCGGGGCACGGTCCGGGCCCTGCGTTACGCGATCGCGCCGACCGACCACGGCGTGCGCATCGTGTTCGGCATCCTCACGACCGTCACCGAGATCCTCCCGCCGGGCCGGGTGCACGCTGTGCGTGTGCACCAGCCGATCCTCTGGCGCCCTGCGGGATGGTGGACGATCACCGTCAACCGGCTGTCCGGCTCGCGTGCGGGCCAGGAGGCGGCGGAGGCGTTCACCCGCGTGCTGCCGGTGGGAACGCGCGAGGACGCGGAGCGGGTCGTGGCGCTGCTGCTGCCCTGGCTCGACGAAACCGAACGCGCGCTCCTGTTCGAGCGCGGTCTGCTCGGCGCCGTCGGCGACCCCGCCTTCACGACCACGCCGCGTCGCGCCCGCATCCTGCGCCCGGTCTCGTGGCGGCGCGACGGCTTCGCCGTGACGGATGCGGCGCTGTTCCTGCGGCGCGGCAGACTCTGGCGTTCGCTGGTGGTCGTGCCGCTGGCCCGGCTGCAGTCCATCGCGCTGCAGCAGGGGCCGATCGACCGCGCGCTGCGCGTGGCCTCGGCTCGCGCGCACACCGTGGCCGGAGCTGTCGACACGAGCCTCGGTGCGATCGATGTCGGGGCCGCGCGCGGCATGTTCGAGGACGTGGCGCGCCGCGCGGTGACAGCGGCCCGCACGGACAGATCGCACCGGTGGTTCGTCGAGGACACCGCGTCGCTCATGCGCATCGAGCAACGAGAGGAAGAGGAGAACGGATGA
- a CDS encoding PH domain-containing protein, giving the protein MTNPTPGAPEATPSPTSDEAVLDAGTFDELLESRREGLFVRDGSWHQLARAYRTVQLISLTAGLVLVAVAAPIIAAVTGTGWVWIPAGVLLVALAITLILTPRQIRSFGYRLRENDLVLRRGILFQRVVAVPYGRMQLVDITHGPLDRAFGIAQLKLVTAAAASAVVIPGLTQDAAERLRDVLIAVAESRRTGL; this is encoded by the coding sequence ATGACGAACCCGACGCCGGGAGCCCCGGAGGCGACACCCTCTCCCACCTCTGACGAGGCGGTGCTGGATGCGGGCACCTTCGACGAGCTGCTCGAGTCCCGCCGGGAGGGCCTCTTCGTGCGCGACGGCTCGTGGCACCAGCTCGCCCGCGCCTACCGCACGGTGCAGCTGATCTCGCTCACGGCCGGGCTCGTGCTCGTGGCGGTCGCGGCGCCGATCATCGCGGCGGTCACCGGCACCGGCTGGGTGTGGATCCCCGCGGGCGTGCTGCTGGTCGCGCTCGCCATCACCCTCATCCTGACCCCGCGCCAGATCCGATCGTTCGGCTACCGGCTGCGCGAGAACGACCTCGTGCTGCGCCGCGGCATCCTGTTCCAGCGCGTCGTCGCCGTCCCGTACGGGCGCATGCAGCTCGTCGACATCACGCACGGTCCGCTCGACCGGGCGTTCGGCATCGCTCAGCTCAAGCTCGTGACCGCGGCCGCCGCATCCGCCGTCGTGATCCCGGGGCTCACCCAGGATGCGGCCGAGAGACTGCGCGACGTGCTCATCGCCGTCGCGGAATCCCGGCGGACGGGACTGTGA
- a CDS encoding DUF3180 domain-containing protein, giving the protein MKRTSPASLAIAVVLGAGVGFLIDQVLTASGQATFTPVLTLPILLALLGALVLVLGIGVRRASRGHSTTPLDPFRAVRIAMLAKAASIVGAAMGGVAIGLSVFLLTRPVIPSVGSFSTLIATIVACVFLVAAALVAESLCTIRKDDDDEPDAGSPGGDTLSHL; this is encoded by the coding sequence ATGAAGCGCACCTCGCCCGCATCCCTCGCGATCGCCGTCGTGCTCGGTGCCGGCGTCGGTTTCCTCATCGACCAGGTGCTGACCGCATCCGGTCAGGCGACCTTCACCCCCGTTCTGACGCTGCCGATCCTGCTGGCGCTGCTCGGCGCGCTCGTGCTGGTGCTGGGTATCGGGGTCCGGCGGGCGAGCCGCGGGCACTCGACCACGCCGCTCGATCCGTTCCGTGCGGTGCGCATCGCGATGCTCGCCAAGGCTGCGAGCATCGTCGGTGCAGCGATGGGCGGGGTCGCCATCGGGCTGTCCGTCTTCCTGCTGACACGGCCCGTCATCCCCTCGGTAGGCTCGTTCAGCACCCTGATCGCGACGATCGTGGCCTGCGTCTTCCTCGTGGCGGCCGCATTGGTGGCCGAGAGTCTGTGCACGATCCGGAAGGACGACGATGACGAACCCGACGCCGGGAGCCCCGGAGGCGACACCCTCTCCCACCTCTGA
- the folK gene encoding 2-amino-4-hydroxy-6-hydroxymethyldihydropteridine diphosphokinase produces the protein MNRRLAQGFDGSLAPLKAASVTAVIALGSNLGDRGALLDEAATDLARLPLTENVRVAPVMETVAVRPDGPDPDAPRYLNTVALVDTRLAPSVLLEFLHHIEADHGRRRRERWGDRTLDLDLIAYGDVRSATSTLTLPHPRAAERDFVLRPWLALDADAVLPGVGRVADLAEALS, from the coding sequence ATGAACCGCCGGCTCGCCCAGGGATTCGACGGCTCGTTGGCGCCGCTGAAGGCCGCATCCGTCACCGCGGTGATCGCGCTCGGCTCCAACCTCGGCGACCGCGGTGCCTTGCTGGACGAGGCGGCGACCGACCTCGCGCGTCTGCCGCTGACCGAGAACGTGCGCGTCGCCCCCGTCATGGAGACCGTCGCGGTGCGCCCCGACGGGCCCGACCCCGACGCCCCGCGCTACCTCAACACCGTCGCGCTCGTGGACACGCGCCTCGCCCCGTCGGTACTGCTCGAGTTCCTCCACCACATCGAAGCCGACCACGGCCGCCGCCGCCGCGAGCGATGGGGCGACCGGACGCTCGATCTCGATCTGATCGCCTACGGCGACGTGCGCTCCGCGACATCGACGCTGACCCTGCCGCATCCGCGCGCCGCCGAGCGCGACTTCGTCCTGCGGCCCTGGCTCGCCCTCGACGCGGATGCGGTGCTGCCCGGCGTCGGCCGCGTCGCCGACCTCGCTGAGGCCCTGTCATGA
- the folB gene encoding dihydroneopterin aldolase, with protein sequence MSRDTITLTGLRGLGFHGVYPDEKRDGQEFVVDVTMRLDLAPAAASDDVADTVHYGEIAEEVVAVVTGEPVDLIETLAARIAAVVLARPLVDEVTVTVHKPQAPITVPFTDAAVTIVRTRGER encoded by the coding sequence ATGAGCCGCGACACGATCACCCTCACGGGCCTACGGGGCCTCGGCTTCCACGGCGTCTACCCCGACGAGAAGCGCGACGGGCAGGAGTTCGTCGTCGACGTCACGATGCGTCTCGACCTCGCCCCGGCAGCCGCGAGCGACGACGTCGCCGACACGGTGCACTACGGCGAGATCGCCGAGGAGGTCGTGGCCGTCGTGACCGGCGAGCCGGTCGATCTCATCGAGACGCTCGCCGCCCGCATCGCCGCCGTCGTGCTGGCGCGCCCGCTCGTCGACGAGGTCACGGTCACCGTGCACAAGCCGCAGGCGCCCATCACGGTGCCGTTCACCGACGCGGCCGTGACGATCGTGCGCACCCGGGGGGAGCGATGA
- the folP gene encoding dihydropteroate synthase, with the protein MGIVNVTPDSFSDGGRFLAHEEAVRHALRLVGEGAQIIDVGGESTRPGAERVGVEVEQERILPVVHALTEAGVTVSVDTMNAATAAAAVAAGARVINDVSGGLSDPSILEVAADANVDIVLGHWRGHSDDMYAPAQYRDLAREVTGELIARMEAAASAGIPPSRLVLDPGVGFAKRGAQNWEMLRALPQVVGIGPRVLVGTSRKRFLGETLGTDDLARRDRATAVTSALAAHAGAWGVRVHDVQATADALAIAEAWRSGGAG; encoded by the coding sequence ATGGGCATCGTCAACGTCACCCCCGACTCGTTCAGTGACGGAGGCCGGTTCCTCGCGCATGAGGAGGCCGTGCGCCACGCGCTGCGCCTGGTGGGAGAGGGCGCCCAGATCATCGACGTGGGCGGCGAGTCCACCCGGCCCGGGGCGGAGCGCGTCGGCGTCGAGGTCGAGCAGGAGCGCATCCTGCCGGTCGTGCATGCGCTCACCGAGGCCGGGGTCACGGTCAGCGTCGACACGATGAACGCCGCGACAGCCGCCGCCGCGGTGGCCGCTGGTGCTCGCGTCATCAACGACGTGTCCGGCGGGCTGTCGGATCCCTCGATCCTGGAGGTGGCCGCCGACGCCAACGTCGACATCGTGCTCGGGCACTGGCGAGGCCACTCCGACGACATGTACGCCCCGGCGCAGTATCGCGACCTGGCTCGCGAAGTGACCGGAGAGCTCATCGCCCGGATGGAGGCCGCCGCATCCGCTGGTATCCCTCCCTCCCGTCTGGTGCTCGATCCCGGCGTCGGCTTCGCCAAGCGCGGCGCGCAGAACTGGGAGATGCTGCGGGCGCTGCCGCAGGTGGTCGGGATCGGCCCGCGCGTGCTCGTGGGCACGAGCCGCAAGCGGTTCCTCGGCGAGACGCTCGGAACGGACGACCTCGCCCGCCGCGACCGTGCCACCGCCGTCACCAGCGCGCTGGCCGCTCACGCCGGGGCGTGGGGCGTGCGCGTGCACGATGTGCAGGCCACCGCCGACGCCCTCGCGATCGCGGAGGCGTGGCGCTCGGGAGGAGCAGGATGA
- the folE gene encoding GTP cyclohydrolase I, whose amino-acid sequence MAVDRPRVADLVRQLLEAIGEDPDRPGLKQTPHRVAELYADFFAGVGEDASEPLSHTISVAQGPAPETLPSGPVVLRDVRFRSVCEHHLLPFAGKAHLAYLPAERVVGLGALPRVVDILASRPQVQERLGEQIADAIAHGVDARGVLVVLDASHECVTMRGGRQVDATTVTIAARGEFAEPSARAELIALIAGGAS is encoded by the coding sequence GTGGCCGTCGACCGCCCTCGCGTCGCGGACCTCGTCCGCCAGCTGCTCGAAGCGATCGGGGAGGATCCCGACCGCCCCGGGTTGAAGCAGACCCCGCATCGCGTGGCAGAGCTGTACGCCGACTTCTTCGCCGGCGTCGGTGAAGACGCATCCGAACCGCTCTCGCACACCATCTCGGTGGCGCAGGGGCCGGCGCCGGAGACGCTTCCCTCGGGGCCCGTCGTGCTGCGCGACGTGCGCTTCCGCTCGGTGTGCGAGCACCACCTCCTGCCCTTCGCGGGCAAGGCGCACCTCGCCTACCTGCCCGCCGAGCGCGTGGTCGGGCTCGGAGCGTTGCCGCGCGTCGTCGACATCCTCGCCTCCCGCCCGCAGGTGCAGGAGCGCCTCGGCGAACAGATCGCCGACGCGATCGCCCACGGGGTGGATGCGCGCGGAGTGCTGGTCGTGCTGGATGCGTCGCACGAGTGCGTCACGATGCGCGGCGGACGCCAGGTCGACGCGACTACGGTGACGATCGCTGCTCGCGGCGAGTTCGCCGAGCCCTCGGCGCGCGCCGAACTCATCGCGCTGATCGCAGGAGGAGCCTCGTGA
- the ftsH gene encoding ATP-dependent zinc metalloprotease FtsH translates to MDFKKITRNPLLYVLVIGLFLIVGFSLISSLGAAKQITTQQGLELLQGSTVTEVTNTDGDQRVDLKLSQPYEGANDVQFYYVGARADEVVQAIDAAKPSDGYNDVVPRATWFDGLISLLLPILLLGIIFWFLISSAQGGGSKVMQFGKSRAKLVTKESPTVTFQDVAGSDEAIEEMQEIKDFLKDPTKFQALGARIPKGVLLYGPPGTGKTLLARAVAGEAGVPFYSISGSDFVEMFVGVGASRVRDLFNQAKESAPAIIFIDEIDAVGRHRGAGLGGGHDEREQTLNQMLVEMDGFDPKANVIVIAATNRPDILDPALLRPGRFDRQIGVDAPDLKGRKQILEVHGRGKPLADSVDLEVVARKTPGFTGADLANVLNEAALLTARSDAQLIDNRALDEAIDRVIAGPQRRTRVMKDKEKLITAYHEGGHALAAAAMNHTDPVTKVTILPRGKALGYTMVLPVDDKYSVTRNELQDQLTYAMGGRVAEEIVFHDPTTGASNDIEKATNIARKMVTEYGMTTDVGPVKLGGSSGEVFMGRDMGHGRDFSERVAERVDVQVRALIEQAHNEAYQVINDNRDILDKLALALLEKETLDHIELAEIFSDVKRLPPRPQWLSSSERPVSPLPPVDVPARAPQVGVAAAQEADAAAAPATPRQRPSGQARPATA, encoded by the coding sequence ATGGACTTCAAGAAGATCACGCGCAACCCGCTCCTGTATGTCCTGGTGATCGGGCTGTTCCTCATCGTTGGTTTCTCGCTCATCTCGAGCCTGGGAGCGGCCAAGCAGATCACGACCCAGCAGGGCCTCGAGCTGCTCCAGGGCTCCACCGTCACCGAGGTGACCAACACCGACGGTGACCAGCGCGTCGACCTGAAGCTGTCCCAGCCCTACGAGGGCGCGAACGACGTGCAGTTCTACTACGTCGGTGCCCGCGCCGACGAGGTTGTGCAGGCGATCGACGCCGCCAAGCCCTCCGACGGCTACAACGACGTCGTGCCCCGCGCGACCTGGTTCGACGGGCTCATCTCGCTCCTGCTGCCGATCCTCCTGCTCGGCATCATCTTCTGGTTCCTCATCTCGTCCGCCCAGGGTGGCGGCAGCAAGGTCATGCAGTTCGGCAAGTCCCGCGCGAAGCTCGTGACCAAGGAATCGCCGACCGTCACGTTCCAGGATGTGGCCGGCTCCGACGAGGCCATCGAAGAGATGCAGGAGATCAAGGACTTCCTGAAGGACCCCACCAAGTTCCAGGCGCTGGGTGCCCGCATCCCGAAGGGTGTGCTGCTGTACGGCCCTCCCGGAACCGGTAAGACCCTGCTCGCGCGCGCCGTCGCCGGCGAGGCGGGCGTGCCCTTCTACTCGATCTCGGGTTCCGACTTCGTCGAGATGTTCGTCGGCGTCGGCGCCAGCCGCGTGCGCGACCTGTTCAACCAGGCCAAGGAGAGCGCGCCCGCGATCATCTTCATCGATGAGATCGACGCCGTCGGCCGTCACCGCGGTGCCGGTCTCGGCGGTGGTCACGACGAGCGCGAGCAGACCCTGAACCAGATGCTCGTCGAGATGGACGGCTTCGACCCCAAGGCCAACGTCATCGTCATCGCCGCGACGAACCGTCCCGACATCCTCGACCCGGCGCTGCTGCGCCCGGGCCGCTTCGACCGCCAGATCGGCGTCGACGCCCCCGACCTCAAGGGCCGCAAGCAGATCCTCGAGGTGCACGGCCGCGGCAAGCCGCTGGCCGACTCGGTCGACCTCGAGGTCGTCGCACGAAAGACCCCCGGCTTCACCGGTGCCGACCTCGCCAACGTGCTCAACGAGGCCGCGCTGCTCACGGCGCGCTCCGACGCCCAGCTCATCGACAACCGTGCCCTCGACGAGGCGATCGACCGCGTGATCGCCGGTCCGCAGCGTCGCACGCGTGTGATGAAGGACAAGGAGAAGCTCATCACGGCCTACCACGAGGGCGGTCACGCGCTCGCGGCGGCGGCGATGAACCACACCGACCCGGTCACGAAGGTCACGATCCTCCCGCGCGGCAAGGCGCTCGGCTACACGATGGTGCTGCCGGTCGACGACAAGTACTCCGTCACGCGCAACGAGCTGCAGGACCAGCTGACCTACGCGATGGGCGGTCGCGTGGCCGAGGAGATCGTCTTCCACGACCCCACCACCGGTGCCTCGAACGACATCGAGAAGGCCACCAACATCGCCCGCAAGATGGTCACCGAGTACGGCATGACCACGGATGTGGGTCCGGTCAAGCTCGGCGGATCCTCCGGCGAGGTCTTCATGGGCCGCGACATGGGACACGGTCGCGACTTCAGCGAGCGGGTGGCCGAGCGCGTCGACGTGCAGGTGCGGGCTCTCATCGAGCAGGCCCACAACGAGGCGTACCAGGTCATCAACGACAACCGCGACATCCTCGACAAGCTCGCGCTGGCGCTGCTGGAGAAGGAGACGCTGGACCACATCGAGCTCGCCGAGATCTTCTCGGACGTGAAGCGGCTGCCCCCGCGTCCGCAGTGGCTGTCCAGCTCCGAGCGCCCCGTCTCGCCGCTGCCTCCCGTCGACGTGCCGGCGCGTGCGCCGCAAGTCGGTGTGGCCGCTGCTCAGGAGGCGGATGCGGCGGCTGCCCCCGCGACGCCGCGTCAGCGTCCGTCGGGTCAGGCTCGCCCCGCGACCGCGTAA
- the hpt gene encoding hypoxanthine phosphoribosyltransferase, which produces MRAADIADDLTTVLATEEQILAKLEEIAAQVAVDYEGKDLVLVGVLKGAIMVMADFSRALPTLVPMDWMAVSSYGTGTRSSGVVQIRKDLDTDIHDKHVLIVEDIIDSGLTLSWLLENFAARGAASVEVFALFRKPEAAKVQVDCRYVGFEIPNEFVVGYGLDYAERYRNLRDVAVLAPHVYS; this is translated from the coding sequence ATGCGCGCAGCGGACATCGCCGACGACCTCACGACCGTTCTCGCCACCGAGGAGCAGATCCTCGCCAAGCTCGAGGAGATCGCGGCCCAGGTGGCCGTCGACTACGAGGGCAAGGACCTCGTGCTCGTGGGCGTCCTGAAGGGCGCGATCATGGTCATGGCCGACTTCTCCCGTGCCCTGCCGACGCTCGTGCCGATGGACTGGATGGCCGTCTCCTCCTACGGAACCGGCACCCGCTCGAGCGGTGTCGTGCAGATCCGCAAGGACCTCGACACCGACATCCACGACAAGCACGTGCTCATCGTCGAGGACATCATCGACTCGGGCCTCACGCTCAGCTGGCTGTTGGAGAACTTCGCCGCCCGCGGCGCCGCATCCGTCGAGGTCTTCGCGCTGTTCCGCAAGCCCGAGGCCGCCAAGGTGCAGGTCGACTGCCGCTACGTCGGCTTCGAGATCCCGAACGAATTCGTCGTCGGCTACGGCCTCGACTACGCCGAGCGCTACCGCAACCTGCGCGACGTCGCGGTGCTCGCCCCCCACGTCTACAGCTGA